A stretch of Streptococcus sp. oral taxon 061 DNA encodes these proteins:
- a CDS encoding IreB family regulatory phosphoprotein, whose translation MGFTEETVRFKLDDSNKKEISETLTEVYASLNEKGYNPINQIVGYVLSGDPAYVPRYNNARNQIRKYERDEIVEELVRYYLKGQGVDL comes from the coding sequence AAACCGTACGTTTTAAATTGGATGATTCCAATAAAAAAGAAATTAGTGAAACATTGACAGAAGTCTATGCTTCATTGAATGAGAAGGGGTATAACCCTATTAACCAAATTGTGGGCTATGTTCTCAGTGGAGACCCAGCTTACGTTCCTCGTTACAATAACGCAAGAAATCAAATCCGTAAATACGAACGCGATGAGATTGTTGAAGAATTGGTCCGCTACTACCTTAAGGGACAAGGAGTCGATCTATAA
- the ruvX gene encoding Holliday junction resolvase RuvX — protein sequence MRIMGLDVGSKTVGVAISDPLGFTAQGLEIIQINEDQGEFGFERLKELVDTYKVERFVVGLPKNMNNTSGPRVEASQAYGAKLEELFGLPVEYQDERLTTVAAERMLIEQADVSRNKRKKVIDKLAAQLILQNYLDRKF from the coding sequence ATGAGAATTATGGGGTTGGACGTTGGTTCCAAAACAGTAGGAGTAGCGATTAGCGATCCGTTAGGGTTTACAGCACAAGGGCTCGAAATCATCCAAATCAATGAAGATCAAGGAGAGTTCGGCTTTGAACGACTCAAGGAATTGGTTGACACCTATAAGGTAGAGCGCTTTGTTGTTGGTTTACCTAAAAATATGAACAATACCAGTGGACCTCGGGTGGAAGCGAGTCAAGCCTATGGAGCAAAATTGGAAGAACTCTTTGGCTTGCCAGTGGAGTACCAGGATGAGCGCCTAACCACGGTTGCTGCTGAGCGCATGTTGATTGAGCAAGCAGATGTTAGTCGCAATAAGCGTAAAAAAGTTATTGATAAATTGGCAGCTCAGTTGATTTTGCAAAATTATTTAGATAGAAAATTTTAA
- a CDS encoding DUF1292 domain-containing protein produces MSHDHNHDHEERELITLVDEQGNETLFEILLTIDGKEEFGKNYVLLVPVNAEEDENGEVEIQAYSFIENEDGTEGELQPIPEDSEDEWNMIEEVFNSFMEE; encoded by the coding sequence ATGTCACACGATCACAACCACGATCACGAAGAACGTGAACTTATTACACTTGTAGATGAGCAAGGAAACGAAACTTTATTTGAAATCCTTTTGACTATTGACGGAAAAGAAGAATTTGGTAAAAACTATGTCCTTCTTGTACCAGTTAACGCAGAAGAAGATGAAAACGGTGAAGTTGAAATCCAAGCATACTCATTCATCGAAAATGAAGATGGAACTGAAGGTGAATTGCAACCAATCCCTGAAGATTCAGAAGATGAATGGAACATGATTGAAGAAGTCTTCAACAGCTTTATGGAGGAGTAA
- a CDS encoding folylpolyglutamate synthase/dihydrofolate synthase family protein: protein MIEVEKWLHSRIGLNFRSGLGRMQRAVDLLGNPEQTYPIIHVTGTNGKGSTIAFMRELFVAHGKAVGTFTSPHIVSIHDRICINGEPISDTDFIRLADKVKAMEQRLLETHDQLSFFELLTLIALLYFKEQEVDLVLLEVGIGGLLDTTNVVTGEIAIITSIGLDHQETLGDSLTAIAEQKAGIFKPGKSAVIANLAPEAQLVCQKTATNLDVSLYQANKNFSFQNGNFSSSLADFNHLILGLEGAYQEENAALALQAFLLFMVQRNEKVDQEAVHAALQATKWAGRLEAITEHIYLDGAHNLPALERLVEFIQEKIQQGYQPHILFGALKRKDYSGMLTYLTEHLPDVALYVTSFDYQGSLEEQDFGDYTSIASYRDFIDNFESSAGEQDLLFVTGSLYFISEVRAYLMALDSFD from the coding sequence ATGATTGAAGTAGAAAAATGGCTTCATAGTCGGATTGGCTTGAATTTTAGATCAGGATTGGGACGGATGCAAAGAGCAGTAGATTTGCTGGGGAATCCTGAGCAAACCTATCCAATTATCCATGTGACAGGGACAAATGGCAAGGGGTCGACTATTGCTTTTATGAGAGAGCTTTTTGTTGCCCATGGGAAAGCGGTTGGCACCTTTACTTCGCCCCACATTGTCAGCATTCATGACCGTATCTGTATTAATGGTGAGCCTATATCGGATACAGATTTCATTCGTTTAGCCGATAAAGTTAAAGCAATGGAGCAAAGACTTTTAGAAACCCACGATCAGCTATCTTTTTTTGAGTTGCTGACCTTGATTGCTTTGCTTTATTTTAAAGAGCAAGAAGTAGATTTGGTCCTACTGGAAGTTGGGATAGGTGGACTTCTTGATACCACTAATGTGGTGACAGGAGAAATTGCAATCATCACATCAATCGGCCTCGATCACCAGGAGACCTTGGGCGATAGTTTAACAGCAATTGCAGAGCAGAAAGCAGGAATTTTTAAGCCTGGGAAATCAGCTGTGATTGCAAATTTAGCACCGGAAGCCCAACTCGTTTGTCAAAAAACTGCTACTAATTTGGATGTAAGTCTCTACCAAGCTAATAAAAATTTTTCTTTCCAAAATGGGAACTTCTCTTCTTCTCTAGCTGATTTTAACCACCTAATATTGGGATTAGAGGGAGCATATCAGGAGGAAAATGCAGCTCTTGCCTTGCAGGCTTTTCTACTATTTATGGTACAAAGAAACGAGAAAGTAGATCAAGAAGCAGTACATGCTGCCTTGCAAGCTACTAAATGGGCAGGAAGGCTAGAAGCTATCACTGAGCACATTTATCTAGATGGGGCTCACAATTTACCAGCTCTAGAGCGTTTGGTTGAGTTTATCCAAGAAAAAATCCAGCAAGGGTATCAGCCTCACATCCTATTTGGTGCCCTAAAGCGGAAAGATTATAGTGGGATGCTTACTTATTTAACAGAGCATTTACCTGATGTAGCTCTCTATGTTACGAGTTTTGACTATCAGGGTTCCTTGGAAGAGCAAGACTTTGGAGATTATACAAGCATTGCTTCATATCGAGATTTTATAGATAATTTTGAGAGTTCTGCAGGGGAGCAAGACTTGCTATTTGTGACAGGTTCTCTCTATTTTATATCTGAGGTTCGAGCTTATCTCATGGCCCTAGATTCATTTGATTGA
- a CDS encoding SP_0198 family lipoprotein, with the protein MSLKKFTLSLASLASLSLLVACSPKDQATLSTQASTSTEVTTAQSAETTVSSSTVRSVTNIDGTYKGQDDGDSITLVVTGNTGTWTEVEPDGDQEIKKVTFEPDSQKVIIGDDVKIYVAEENQIIIDDMDRVVSDRIVLKK; encoded by the coding sequence ATGTCACTAAAAAAATTCACACTTTCTCTTGCTTCTTTGGCAAGTCTTAGTCTCTTAGTTGCATGTTCACCAAAAGATCAAGCAACTCTTTCAACTCAAGCAAGTACTAGTACGGAAGTAACGACTGCTCAGTCAGCAGAAACGACTGTTTCTAGTTCGACTGTTAGATCAGTAACCAACATTGATGGCACCTATAAAGGACAAGATGATGGAGATAGCATTACTCTCGTTGTTACTGGTAATACTGGAACATGGACGGAAGTAGAACCTGATGGTGATCAGGAAATTAAGAAGGTAACTTTTGAACCAGACAGTCAGAAAGTCATCATCGGAGATGACGTCAAGATTTATGTAGCTGAGGAGAATCAAATAATCATCGATGACATGGACCGTGTGGTTTCTGATCGTATTGTTTTAAAAAAATAG
- a CDS encoding Cof-type HAD-IIB family hydrolase, giving the protein MTKKMIAVDLDGTLLNGESKLSDFTKETIKKISKKGHHVVIATGRPYRMAKDFYDQLELETPMINFNGSLTHLPGKAWKHEKCLTVDKKYLLDIVKRKEDIEADFIAGEYRKKFYITTPDKEIADPKLFGVENFRPENQFKSDLVTKGPNCILLQTRADDKYALAEEMTSFYKHQLNINTWGGPLNILECTPKGVHKAFALEYLLNVMNIDRQNLIAFGDEHNDQEMLSFAGRGYAMKNANPALLSFADEQLPLTNEEDGVAHFLQERFL; this is encoded by the coding sequence ATGACTAAAAAAATGATTGCCGTGGACTTAGACGGCACCTTACTTAATGGAGAAAGCAAACTCTCTGACTTTACAAAAGAAACCATTAAAAAAATTTCTAAGAAAGGCCATCATGTGGTTATCGCAACCGGTCGCCCATATCGTATGGCCAAAGATTTTTATGACCAACTTGAACTTGAGACTCCTATGATTAACTTCAACGGTTCTCTCACTCACCTACCTGGTAAGGCTTGGAAACATGAAAAATGCCTTACAGTGGACAAAAAATACCTCTTGGATATCGTAAAACGAAAAGAGGATATCGAGGCAGACTTTATCGCAGGTGAATACCGTAAAAAGTTTTACATTACAACCCCGGACAAAGAAATTGCCGACCCTAAATTGTTTGGTGTTGAAAACTTTCGCCCTGAAAATCAATTCAAGTCTGACTTAGTGACTAAGGGGCCAAACTGTATTTTATTACAAACCAGGGCAGACGATAAATATGCACTGGCTGAGGAGATGACCAGCTTTTACAAGCATCAGCTTAATATCAATACTTGGGGTGGCCCTTTGAACATCCTCGAGTGTACACCAAAAGGTGTTCACAAGGCATTTGCTCTTGAATACCTTCTAAATGTCATGAATATAGACAGACAGAACCTGATTGCCTTTGGTGACGAACACAATGACCAAGAAATGCTCTCCTTTGCAGGTAGAGGATATGCCATGAAAAATGCTAATCCCGCTCTACTTTCTTTCGCAGACGAGCAATTACCATTGACTAATGAAGAAGATGGAGTTGCTCACTTTTTACAAGAGCGATTCCTCTAA
- a CDS encoding NCS2 family permease, producing the protein MDKLFKLKEHGTDVRTEVLAGLTTFFAMSYILFVNPQMLSQTGMPVQGVFLATIIGSVVGTLMMAFYANLPYAQAPGMGLNAFFTFTVVFGMGYKWQEALGMVFICGVISLIITLTNVRKMIIESIPTTLRSAISAGIGVFLAYVGIKNAGLLKFSIDPGTYTVAGEGADKAQAAITANSAAVPGLVDFNTTAVLVALAGLAITIFFVVKGIKGGIILSILTTTVLAIAVGLVNVSGIDFASNNLSSAVNDLGTLFGAALGSEGLGSLISNTSRLPETLMAILAFSLTDIFDTIGTLIGTGEKVGIVATSGENHESVKLDKALYSDLVATSVGAIAGTSNVTTYVESAAGIGAGGRTGLTALVVAICFALSSFFSPLLAIVPSAATAPILIIVGIMMLSNLKNIPWDDMSEAVPAFFTSIFMGFSYSITQGIAVGFLTYTLTKVVKGQVKDVHVMIWILDALFILNYISMALN; encoded by the coding sequence ATGGACAAACTATTTAAACTAAAAGAGCACGGGACAGACGTCCGTACAGAGGTTCTTGCTGGTTTAACAACTTTCTTTGCAATGAGTTATATTCTCTTTGTAAACCCTCAAATGCTTTCACAAACAGGAATGCCTGTTCAAGGTGTATTCTTGGCAACAATCATCGGTTCTGTTGTGGGAACTTTGATGATGGCTTTCTATGCTAACTTGCCATATGCACAAGCCCCAGGTATGGGACTAAACGCCTTCTTTACATTTACCGTCGTATTTGGGATGGGTTATAAATGGCAGGAAGCCCTTGGGATGGTCTTCATCTGTGGAGTTATTTCACTAATTATTACATTGACCAATGTTCGTAAAATGATCATTGAGTCTATTCCTACAACACTTCGCTCAGCAATTTCAGCTGGTATTGGTGTTTTCCTCGCTTACGTTGGTATTAAGAATGCTGGTCTTTTGAAATTCTCAATTGACCCAGGTACATATACTGTAGCAGGTGAAGGAGCAGATAAGGCTCAAGCGGCGATTACTGCGAATTCAGCAGCTGTTCCAGGATTGGTAGATTTCAATACTACAGCAGTTTTGGTAGCTCTTGCAGGCCTTGCTATTACTATCTTCTTTGTTGTTAAAGGTATCAAAGGTGGGATTATCCTTTCTATTTTAACAACGACTGTTCTTGCCATTGCGGTTGGTCTTGTTAATGTGTCAGGGATTGACTTCGCTAGCAACAATCTTTCATCAGCAGTTAACGACTTAGGTACTTTGTTTGGTGCTGCTCTTGGTTCAGAAGGTTTAGGATCTTTGATTTCAAATACTTCTCGTTTGCCAGAAACTTTGATGGCTATTCTTGCCTTCTCATTGACAGATATTTTTGATACTATCGGTACTCTTATTGGTACTGGTGAAAAAGTTGGTATCGTTGCGACAAGTGGTGAAAACCATGAGTCAGTTAAATTGGATAAAGCTCTTTACTCTGACTTGGTGGCAACATCAGTAGGTGCCATTGCAGGTACTTCAAACGTTACAACTTATGTTGAGTCAGCAGCAGGTATCGGTGCTGGAGGACGTACTGGATTGACAGCCTTAGTTGTTGCTATCTGTTTTGCCCTATCAAGCTTCTTTAGCCCACTTCTTGCCATTGTTCCTTCAGCTGCGACAGCACCAATTTTGATTATCGTCGGAATTATGATGCTCTCTAACTTGAAAAATATTCCTTGGGATGATATGTCAGAAGCAGTTCCTGCCTTCTTCACCTCTATCTTTATGGGATTCAGTTACTCAATCACTCAAGGGATTGCAGTTGGTTTCTTGACTTATACTTTGACAAAGGTTGTCAAAGGCCAAGTTAAAGATGTGCATGTCATGATTTGGATTTTGGATGCCTTGTTTATCTTGAACTATATCAGCATGGCTCTTAACTAA
- the tsaE gene encoding tRNA (adenosine(37)-N6)-threonylcarbamoyltransferase complex ATPase subunit type 1 TsaE, producing MYTKNEDELIALGQELGSLLEENDVLILTGELGAGKTTLTKGLARGLGIHQMIKSPTYTIVREYEGRLPLYHLDVYRIEGDADSIDLDEFLFGSGVTVIEWGHLLGENLPSDYLELEILKRDEGREIIFHAHGQRATELLKGLTDGV from the coding sequence ATGTACACAAAAAATGAAGATGAACTCATTGCTCTTGGACAAGAGCTAGGCTCTTTACTAGAGGAAAATGATGTATTGATTTTGACCGGTGAATTAGGTGCTGGTAAAACAACGCTAACCAAAGGCCTGGCTAGAGGCCTAGGCATTCATCAAATGATTAAAAGTCCTACTTATACTATTGTTCGAGAATATGAAGGACGTCTACCCTTGTATCACTTGGATGTTTATCGTATCGAAGGAGATGCAGATTCTATCGACTTGGATGAATTTCTTTTTGGTTCAGGTGTAACGGTTATTGAGTGGGGACATCTATTGGGGGAAAATCTTCCATCAGATTATCTGGAGTTAGAAATCCTTAAAAGAGATGAGGGACGAGAAATCATCTTTCATGCTCATGGCCAAAGAGCGACAGAACTTTTGAAAGGATTGACGGATGGAGTATGA
- a CDS encoding GNAT family N-acetyltransferase, with protein sequence MEYDLLIREAEAQDASAVIALLDQIGQESSFTSLDENGITMSESEMQHFLDKQAQSDNQITLLAFLNDELVGIINTTADQRPRVRHIGDVFLGIKKSYWGNGLGSILMEETIEWAKSSGSIRRLQLTVQKRNLAAVHLYEKMGFNIEGLQERGACIEGGEFLDVYLMGQLIDE encoded by the coding sequence ATGGAGTATGATCTTTTAATCCGTGAAGCGGAAGCCCAGGATGCTTCAGCGGTCATTGCTCTCTTAGATCAAATTGGTCAAGAGTCCAGTTTTACCAGTCTGGATGAAAATGGGATTACAATGAGTGAGTCTGAAATGCAACATTTTTTGGATAAGCAGGCCCAGTCGGATAATCAAATTACCCTACTCGCTTTTTTGAATGATGAGTTAGTAGGAATCATCAATACAACAGCTGATCAACGTCCGCGAGTCCGTCATATTGGAGATGTCTTTTTAGGAATAAAAAAATCTTACTGGGGAAATGGTCTCGGTAGTATCTTGATGGAAGAAACTATTGAATGGGCCAAATCAAGCGGTAGTATTCGACGTTTACAATTGACAGTTCAAAAAAGAAATCTTGCTGCGGTGCATCTGTATGAAAAAATGGGTTTTAACATAGAAGGATTACAGGAACGTGGTGCTTGTATAGAAGGAGGAGAGTTTCTAGATGTTTACCTAATGGGTCAACTGATAGATGAATAA
- the brpA gene encoding biofilm formation/cell division transcriptional regulator BrpA → MAKKIIGMFLGFVLVTVLGVGAYAYTIYQQSTQTLAKTYKKIGEETKVIEATEPLTILLMGVDTGNVERTDPWEGNSDSMILVTVNPKTKKTVMMSLERDILTQIKQPDGSVTEAKLNAAYANGGAELSISTIQKMMNIHIDRYVMVNMHGLQRMVDAVGGITVNNTLGFPISIQDQEAFNTISIGVGEQKLNGEEALVYSRMRYQDPEGDYGRQKRQREVIQKIVEKILSLNSVSHYQEILKALSDNMQTNIEITTTTIPQLMGYQDSFKNIESQQLRGEDAMIDGTSYQIVTSEHMLEMQNLLRRSLGKPEVTELETNVVLYENIYGHLPQTAGSVVNQEQQIQPEQ, encoded by the coding sequence ATGGCAAAAAAGATAATCGGAATGTTTTTAGGCTTTGTTCTTGTGACAGTACTTGGTGTGGGAGCTTATGCCTATACGATCTACCAACAGAGTACACAGACTTTGGCCAAAACCTATAAAAAAATCGGAGAAGAAACCAAGGTCATTGAAGCGACCGAACCTCTGACGATTTTGCTTATGGGAGTGGATACGGGGAATGTTGAGCGTACAGACCCATGGGAAGGTAATAGTGATTCAATGATCTTGGTGACAGTGAATCCTAAAACCAAGAAGACAGTCATGATGAGTTTGGAGCGTGATATTCTCACACAAATCAAGCAGCCGGATGGTAGTGTAACGGAGGCTAAACTCAATGCTGCCTATGCCAATGGTGGAGCAGAGTTGTCTATTTCAACGATTCAAAAAATGATGAATATCCATATTGACCGTTATGTGATGGTCAATATGCATGGACTTCAAAGAATGGTTGATGCAGTAGGTGGAATTACAGTGAACAACACTCTAGGTTTCCCAATCTCTATTCAAGACCAGGAGGCTTTTAATACGATTTCTATCGGTGTTGGTGAACAGAAGCTAAATGGTGAAGAAGCCCTTGTTTATTCACGTATGCGTTATCAGGATCCGGAAGGAGACTATGGTCGTCAAAAACGTCAGCGCGAAGTCATCCAAAAGATTGTTGAAAAAATTCTTAGTTTGAATAGTGTCAGCCACTACCAAGAAATTTTGAAGGCTCTTAGCGATAACATGCAGACAAATATCGAGATTACGACAACAACGATTCCTCAGTTGATGGGCTACCAAGATTCCTTTAAGAATATTGAGTCTCAGCAATTGCGTGGAGAGGATGCAATGATTGATGGGACATCTTACCAAATCGTGACATCTGAGCATATGTTAGAAATGCAAAATCTCTTACGTCGTTCATTGGGCAAACCAGAAGTTACCGAATTGGAGACAAATGTAGTCTTGTATGAAAATATTTATGGTCATTTGCCACAAACGGCTGGTTCCGTTGTAAATCAAGAGCAACAAATACAACCAGAACAATAA
- a CDS encoding competence/damage-inducible protein A yields MKAEIIAVGTEILTGQIVNTNAQFLSEKLAEIGVDVYFQTAVGDNEARLLSLLEIAKNRSNLVILTGGLGPTEDDLTKQTLAHFLGRDLTFDAQAQAKLDEFFAHRPDYARTPNNERQAQIVEGSIPLPNETGLAVGGMIEVAGVTYVVLPGPPSELKPMVLNELLPRLTTGAKLYSRVLRFFGIGESQLVTILSDLIEEQTDPTLAPYAKTGEVTLRLSTKATSQEEARKSLDRLEVQILARQTFEGVALKDICYGYGEETSLASVVVEELKKQHKTITAVESLTAGLFQATLADFSGVSAIFKGGFVTYSLEEKAKILDIPREELEEHGVVSAYTAEKMAEQSRLKTQSDFGVSLTGVAGPDSLEGHPAGTVFIGLSQASGTEVVQVNIAGRSRADVRKIAVMHAFNLVRKALLSD; encoded by the coding sequence ATGAAAGCGGAAATCATAGCTGTTGGAACAGAGATTCTAACAGGTCAAATTGTCAATACCAATGCTCAGTTTTTATCTGAAAAGTTGGCTGAAATCGGTGTTGATGTCTACTTCCAAACGGCTGTAGGTGATAATGAGGCTCGTCTCTTATCCTTGTTGGAGATTGCTAAGAATCGTAGCAATCTGGTTATCCTAACAGGAGGATTGGGACCGACAGAGGATGATTTGACCAAACAAACCTTGGCCCATTTTCTAGGGCGTGATTTAACTTTTGATGCTCAAGCACAGGCTAAGCTAGATGAGTTTTTTGCTCATCGACCGGACTATGCCCGAACTCCAAATAATGAACGCCAAGCTCAAATCGTTGAGGGTTCGATCCCGCTACCTAATGAAACAGGACTAGCAGTCGGAGGCATGATTGAGGTAGCTGGCGTGACCTATGTCGTCCTACCAGGGCCGCCAAGTGAACTGAAACCCATGGTTTTAAATGAACTGTTGCCAAGATTGACAACTGGAGCTAAGTTGTACTCACGTGTGCTTCGTTTCTTTGGCATTGGGGAGAGCCAGCTAGTAACGATTCTATCGGATTTGATTGAAGAGCAGACAGATCCAACCTTGGCCCCTTATGCAAAAACGGGAGAAGTGACTCTGCGTTTGTCTACCAAGGCTACTAGTCAAGAAGAAGCAAGAAAATCTTTGGATCGTCTTGAGGTTCAAATTCTTGCCCGCCAGACTTTTGAAGGTGTTGCTTTAAAGGATATTTGCTATGGTTATGGTGAGGAAACGAGTCTAGCTAGTGTAGTTGTTGAGGAGTTGAAAAAGCAGCATAAAACCATAACGGCTGTGGAAAGTTTGACAGCAGGGCTTTTTCAAGCAACTCTTGCAGACTTTTCGGGAGTGTCAGCTATCTTCAAAGGTGGTTTTGTCACATATAGTCTAGAAGAAAAAGCTAAGATATTAGACATCCCTCGAGAAGAGTTGGAAGAACATGGAGTCGTGTCAGCGTATACAGCGGAAAAAATGGCAGAGCAATCACGGCTTAAAACCCAGTCGGACTTTGGAGTTAGCTTGACAGGTGTGGCTGGTCCGGATAGTCTAGAAGGGCATCCTGCAGGTACAGTTTTTATCGGTTTGTCTCAAGCATCAGGCACTGAAGTTGTTCAGGTCAATATAGCTGGAAGAAGTCGAGCAGATGTTCGTAAAATTGCAGTCATGCATGCTTTTAACTTAGTTCGCAAAGCTTTATTAAGTGACTGA
- the recA gene encoding recombinase RecA — protein MAKKPTKKLDEIGKKFGADREKALNDALKLIEKDFGKGSIMRLGERAEQKVQVMSSGSLALDIALGSGGYPKGRIIEIYGPESSGKTTVALHAVAQAQKEGGIAAFIDAEHALDPAYAAALGVNIDELLLSQPDSGEQGLEIAGKLIDSGAVDLVVIDSVAALVPRAEIDGDIGDSHVGLQARMMSQAMRKLGASINKTKTIAIFINQLREKVGVMFGNPETTPGGRALKFYASVRLDVRGSTQIKGTGDQKDTNVGKETKIKVVKNKVAPPFKEALVEIMYGEGISRTGELLKIASDLDIIQKAGAWYSYKGEKIGQGSENAKKYLADHPEIFDEIDHQVRVQYGLIEEEEGSKASSAAETSSNQEVTLDLGDALEIEIEE, from the coding sequence ATGGCGAAAAAACCAACAAAAAAATTAGATGAAATTGGGAAAAAATTTGGAGCTGATCGTGAAAAAGCTTTGAATGATGCGCTTAAATTGATTGAAAAAGACTTCGGTAAGGGTTCAATCATGCGCTTGGGTGAACGCGCAGAGCAAAAAGTGCAAGTGATGAGTTCAGGTTCATTGGCACTTGATATTGCACTTGGTTCAGGTGGTTATCCAAAGGGACGTATCATTGAAATCTACGGTCCAGAATCATCAGGTAAGACAACAGTAGCCCTTCACGCTGTAGCACAAGCACAAAAAGAAGGCGGAATTGCAGCCTTTATCGATGCGGAACACGCGCTTGATCCAGCCTATGCAGCAGCTCTTGGTGTTAACATTGATGAATTGCTCTTGTCACAACCAGACTCAGGTGAGCAAGGTCTTGAAATTGCAGGAAAATTGATTGATTCAGGTGCGGTTGACCTTGTGGTTATCGACTCTGTTGCAGCTCTTGTACCTCGTGCAGAAATCGATGGAGATATCGGAGATAGCCACGTTGGTCTTCAAGCTCGTATGATGAGTCAGGCTATGCGTAAGCTCGGAGCTTCTATCAATAAAACAAAGACAATTGCTATTTTCATCAACCAATTGCGTGAAAAAGTAGGGGTTATGTTTGGTAATCCAGAAACAACTCCTGGTGGACGTGCCCTTAAATTCTATGCTTCTGTCCGTTTGGATGTTCGTGGAAGCACACAAATCAAGGGAACTGGTGACCAAAAAGACACTAACGTCGGTAAAGAAACTAAGATTAAAGTTGTGAAAAACAAGGTTGCTCCACCGTTCAAAGAAGCTCTTGTTGAAATCATGTACGGAGAAGGTATTTCTAGAACTGGTGAACTCTTGAAGATTGCTAGTGATTTGGATATCATTCAAAAAGCAGGTGCTTGGTACTCATACAAGGGTGAAAAAATTGGACAAGGATCTGAGAATGCGAAGAAATACTTGGCAGATCATCCAGAAATCTTTGATGAGATTGACCACCAAGTTCGTGTACAATATGGTTTGATTGAAGAGGAAGAAGGCTCTAAAGCAAGTTCAGCAGCAGAAACAAGTTCTAACCAAGAAGTGACTCTTGATTTAGGCGATGCTCTTGAAATCGAAATTGAAGAATAA
- a CDS encoding GNAT family N-acetyltransferase — translation MSLTSQLITDVFPDLEKVEQLNKEAFPEEERVSLEEFLSYQDRDDAHFFAFYNEEEFVGFAFAIANQKAFYISFFAIMPHLRSHGYGREIIEKLIDFYQRTMILEVERLDEDCDNLEQRKSRMDFYLQNGFKTANAFLEYEGMSFEILYRGDHFDEEAYRNIFQKLQEENYFDFRIKHRRFSEH, via the coding sequence ATGAGCTTAACAAGTCAGTTAATTACAGATGTATTCCCAGACCTTGAGAAAGTGGAACAATTAAACAAGGAAGCCTTCCCTGAAGAAGAACGCGTCTCTTTGGAGGAATTTTTAAGTTACCAGGATAGAGATGACGCCCACTTTTTCGCCTTTTATAACGAAGAAGAATTTGTCGGCTTTGCTTTTGCTATCGCTAACCAAAAAGCATTCTACATCAGCTTTTTTGCCATTATGCCCCATCTCCGCAGTCATGGCTACGGGAGAGAAATCATTGAAAAACTCATTGATTTTTACCAGCGTACCATGATTCTTGAAGTGGAGCGATTAGACGAAGACTGTGACAATCTCGAACAAAGAAAATCCCGCATGGACTTTTACTTACAAAATGGCTTTAAAACTGCCAACGCCTTCTTGGAATACGAGGGAATGAGTTTTGAAATTCTCTATCGTGGCGACCACTTTGATGAAGAGGCCTATCGGAACATCTTTCAAAAATTGCAAGAAGAGAATTACTTCGACTTTCGTATCAAACATCGACGTTTTAGCGAACATTAG